From Bacillus sp. FSL K6-3431, the proteins below share one genomic window:
- a CDS encoding Gfo/Idh/MocA family protein, translated as MIKVALLSRWHVHADDYARGAKANDQISIELVWDEDAERGKQWADELGVPFEQELESVLANPEIDAVIVTTPTNLHTEVMVAAANHKKHIFTEKVLAFSTEACEQIYQAVEEQGVKLMVSLPKLTDSPFVYAEKALQAGKLGKLTTIRCRFAHNGAVAPEGQASGWLPERFFNLEETGGGALMDLGAHPIYLTNRLAGKATAVQARLQEINNHGVDDNAVVLVEYESGALGIIETSFVSHGSPFQLELYGTEGSIMIEEGQIRLSSRHGDEVISAETVSSLPMPMEQWVQAIQNETTPSITKEDVLNLTLINEAAAKSHQEKTRVELS; from the coding sequence ATGATTAAGGTAGCATTATTAAGTAGATGGCATGTACATGCGGATGATTATGCAAGAGGTGCAAAGGCAAACGATCAAATTTCCATTGAATTAGTATGGGATGAAGATGCGGAACGTGGTAAACAATGGGCAGATGAATTGGGAGTGCCTTTTGAACAAGAATTAGAATCTGTACTTGCGAATCCTGAAATCGACGCTGTTATTGTTACTACACCAACAAATTTGCACACAGAAGTAATGGTTGCTGCGGCAAATCATAAGAAACATATTTTCACTGAAAAGGTATTAGCTTTTTCGACAGAAGCTTGCGAGCAAATCTATCAAGCTGTAGAGGAGCAAGGCGTAAAGCTAATGGTATCATTGCCTAAGTTAACAGATAGCCCATTTGTATATGCAGAAAAAGCATTGCAAGCAGGAAAATTAGGGAAATTAACGACGATCCGTTGTCGCTTCGCTCATAATGGCGCAGTTGCTCCAGAAGGACAAGCAAGCGGTTGGCTTCCAGAACGTTTCTTTAATTTGGAAGAGACTGGTGGCGGAGCTCTGATGGACCTTGGCGCACATCCGATTTATTTAACAAATCGTTTAGCTGGCAAGGCTACAGCTGTACAAGCGCGTTTACAAGAAATTAATAATCACGGTGTAGACGATAATGCGGTTGTATTAGTCGAGTATGAATCTGGAGCACTTGGTATAATTGAAACAAGCTTCGTTTCTCATGGCAGCCCGTTTCAGTTAGAACTTTATGGCACAGAAGGATCAATCATGATTGAAGAAGGCCAGATCCGTCTAAGTAGTCGTCATGGTGATGAAGTAATTTCTGCGGAGACAGTTAGCTCATTACCAATGCCGATGGAACAATGGGTGCAGGCGATCCAGAACGAAACAACACCATCTATTACGAAAGAAGACGTCTTGAACTTAACTTTGATTAATGAAGCGGCAGCAAAGTCACATCAGGAAAAGACAAGAGTTGAACTAAGTTAA
- a CDS encoding Gfo/Idh/MocA family protein gives MTKKLKVAIVGCGGIANGKHMPSLSKVDQVEMVAFCDIEIEKAEKAAAQYGSADAKVYENYEELLQDKEIDIVHVLTPNISHAEISIAAMEADKHVMCEKPMAINTEQAKLMVEASERTGKKLTVGYNNRFRPDSQYLHNVCKRGDLGEVYYAKAHAIRRRAVPTWGVFLDEEKQGGGPLIDIGTHALDLTLWMMDNYKPKSVMGSVNHKLGKKKDAANAWGPWDPEKFTVEDSAFGFITMENGATIVLESSWALNSLDVDEAKCSLSGTEGGADMKDGLRLNGEDMGKLYTNKIELGAGGVAFYDGKVENDSDLEARLWVESVINDTEPVVKPAEALVVTQILEAIYESAKTGKAVYFD, from the coding sequence ATGACGAAAAAATTAAAAGTTGCTATCGTCGGTTGTGGGGGAATTGCTAATGGCAAGCATATGCCCAGTCTTAGCAAGGTAGACCAAGTAGAAATGGTTGCATTTTGTGATATTGAAATAGAAAAAGCGGAGAAAGCTGCTGCTCAATATGGAAGCGCTGACGCGAAAGTGTATGAAAATTATGAAGAACTTTTGCAAGATAAAGAGATTGATATTGTTCACGTATTGACACCTAATATTTCTCATGCGGAAATCTCCATTGCAGCGATGGAAGCTGACAAGCATGTAATGTGTGAAAAGCCAATGGCAATCAACACAGAACAAGCAAAATTAATGGTGGAAGCTTCGGAACGGACAGGCAAAAAGTTGACTGTTGGTTATAATAATCGTTTCAGACCGGATAGCCAATACTTACATAATGTGTGTAAACGCGGAGATCTAGGTGAAGTATATTACGCGAAAGCACATGCAATTCGTAGAAGAGCTGTTCCGACATGGGGCGTGTTTCTAGATGAAGAAAAGCAAGGCGGCGGTCCACTAATTGATATTGGTACACATGCACTTGATTTAACGCTATGGATGATGGATAACTACAAGCCAAAGTCTGTTATGGGTTCGGTCAATCATAAATTAGGGAAAAAGAAAGATGCTGCAAATGCATGGGGTCCTTGGGATCCAGAGAAATTTACTGTAGAGGACTCTGCATTCGGATTTATTACAATGGAAAATGGTGCAACGATTGTGCTTGAATCAAGCTGGGCATTGAATTCGCTTGATGTGGATGAAGCGAAATGTAGCCTTAGTGGGACAGAAGGCGGAGCAGATATGAAAGATGGTTTGCGCTTGAATGGGGAAGATATGGGTAAACTTTACACGAATAAAATTGAACTTGGTGCCGGTGGCGTTGCATTTTATGACGGTAAAGTAGAAAATGATTCAGACTTAGAAGCACGCTTATGGGTGGAAAGTGTTATTAATGACACAGAACCGGTTGTAAAACCTGCGGAAGCGCTCGTTGTTACTCAAATTTTAGAAGCAATCTATGAATCTGCAAAAACAGGAAAAGCTGTTTATTTCGATTGA
- a CDS encoding carbohydrate ABC transporter permease yields MQPIVKKRFKFTVAHICLIIASMFFLIPFIWMVSTSLKPITQIFSYPPEWLPSPFRWMNYLDAMEYIPFFTFLKNTVVITVLSTIGVAISCPLVAYSFAKLEWKGRNVLFIITIAVMMIPAQVTMIPLFLLFNKIGWVGTPLPLIVPAFFGVPFFIFLLRQFFMGLPNTLRDAAKIDGAGEFRIYWQIMLPLAKPAVLAVALFQFMNSWTDFIGPLLYLTDEFQYTLSLGLQQFQTQMGTEWGLMMSVATMMTLPIIIMFFFMQKTFINGITFSGIKG; encoded by the coding sequence ATGCAACCTATAGTAAAAAAAAGATTTAAGTTTACAGTAGCTCATATATGTCTCATTATTGCTTCGATGTTCTTTTTAATTCCGTTTATTTGGATGGTATCTACTTCATTAAAGCCAATTACACAGATCTTTTCTTATCCGCCTGAATGGCTTCCTAGTCCATTTCGATGGATGAATTACTTAGATGCAATGGAATACATACCATTTTTTACATTTCTAAAAAACACAGTGGTCATTACTGTTTTAAGTACAATAGGGGTAGCTATTTCGTGTCCTTTGGTCGCATATAGCTTCGCGAAACTGGAATGGAAAGGACGTAACGTGTTATTTATTATTACGATTGCGGTCATGATGATCCCAGCGCAAGTAACGATGATTCCGTTGTTTTTATTATTTAATAAAATTGGCTGGGTAGGAACACCTTTACCATTGATCGTTCCTGCATTTTTCGGTGTACCATTTTTCATCTTTTTATTGCGTCAATTCTTCATGGGACTGCCGAATACACTAAGGGATGCTGCTAAAATAGATGGAGCAGGAGAGTTTAGGATTTATTGGCAGATTATGTTACCATTAGCAAAACCAGCCGTTTTAGCCGTTGCATTATTCCAATTTATGAATAGCTGGACAGATTTTATTGGCCCATTACTATATTTAACAGATGAATTTCAATACACTTTATCTTTAGGTCTTCAGCAATTCCAAACACAGATGGGTACAGAGTGGGGCTTAATGATGTCAGTGGCAACGATGATGACCTTGCCAATTATAATTATGTTCTTTTTTATGCAAAAAACATTTATTAATGGTATTACTTTTAGTGGAATAAAAGGTTAA
- a CDS encoding carbohydrate ABC transporter permease: MAKTDKSTSVVGLPINKKKTFSASNRTGWLFASPWIIGLVMFYAVPLVSSIYFSFTDYSILQPGKYVGLQNYKDLFKDDLFWKSIYNTIYFAVYFVPLSIIFGVALAMMLNMKIKGMAVYRTIFFLPTLVPHVALAVLWMWLLNPGFGLVNGMLELIGIQGPNWLGSVAWSKPSLILMSLWGIGQAVIIYLAGLADISDEYYEAADVDGANWFQKTINITIPLLTPVIFFNLVMGAIGAFQQFTLPYTMTSGQGTPANSLTFYVMYLYDNGFKFFKMGYASAMAWILFIIIMALTAVIFMTSKRWVHYQGE, encoded by the coding sequence TTGGCGAAGACAGACAAATCTACTAGTGTCGTAGGCTTACCCATCAACAAGAAAAAAACATTTTCTGCATCAAATAGAACCGGTTGGCTGTTTGCCTCTCCGTGGATCATTGGTTTGGTTATGTTCTATGCTGTACCGTTAGTATCTTCCATTTACTTTAGTTTTACTGACTATAGTATTTTACAACCTGGTAAATATGTTGGACTCCAAAACTATAAGGATCTTTTTAAAGATGATTTATTTTGGAAGTCTATCTATAATACTATTTATTTTGCCGTATATTTCGTCCCTTTAAGTATTATCTTTGGTGTTGCTCTAGCTATGATGTTAAATATGAAGATCAAAGGCATGGCAGTATATCGGACGATATTTTTTCTACCAACCCTTGTGCCGCATGTTGCTCTAGCTGTTCTTTGGATGTGGCTACTAAACCCAGGGTTTGGTCTTGTCAATGGGATGCTAGAATTAATCGGCATACAAGGACCGAACTGGCTTGGTAGTGTGGCTTGGTCTAAACCATCACTTATATTGATGTCATTATGGGGAATAGGGCAGGCTGTTATCATTTATCTTGCTGGGCTTGCTGATATCTCAGATGAATACTATGAAGCTGCAGATGTGGATGGTGCCAACTGGTTTCAAAAGACAATTAATATCACAATACCATTGCTGACTCCTGTTATATTCTTTAATTTAGTCATGGGCGCAATTGGGGCGTTTCAGCAGTTCACACTGCCATACACAATGACTTCAGGGCAGGGTACTCCGGCAAACTCACTAACATTTTATGTTATGTATTTGTATGATAATGGATTTAAATTTTTTAAGATGGGTTACGCATCAGCGATGGCTTGGATTTTGTTTATTATTATTATGGCATTAACAGCTGTCATATTTATGACCTCTAAACGTTGGGTTCATTATCAAGGAGAGTAG
- a CDS encoding ABC transporter substrate-binding protein produces the protein MNGKVKKMGQLIVLLILTMSLFLVGCSSKEKANGGSSSGKKEITLWHGSTGIGLNALKVLVKSYEEKNPDIKVKMVYTEASEGADQKLLTAVAGGNPPDVATFDRFKVGSWAAQGSLTDLTEMAAADGVSEDLYYPYAWEEANYDGKLYGIPTSTDARMLYYNKDHFKEVGLDPENPPKTIAELEDAAEKLTIKEGKRFKRIGFIPWYGQGWLYSWGWGFGGDFYNKETGEVTANDPKIVDALQWMVDFGKKYNVEDISGFESSAGSDAMDPFIAGQISMKVDGNWTVSAINKFKPDLNYGVAPIPTPTGTDFTSWSGGGAVIIPKGAKNVEEAWDFLKYYGSEEGQEVYYGELSGDFSVIDSVNEKLGHKDDPILKEFIEILPVSNSRPVITEGQLLWNELVTAVENATRGNGTPQENLDKATDAVNKALKK, from the coding sequence ATGAATGGAAAAGTAAAAAAGATGGGACAGTTGATTGTGCTCTTAATTCTTACTATGTCTTTATTTCTAGTAGGGTGTTCCTCGAAGGAAAAAGCAAACGGTGGGTCAAGTTCGGGTAAAAAGGAAATTACATTGTGGCATGGTAGTACGGGAATTGGTTTAAATGCACTAAAAGTGTTAGTGAAAAGTTATGAAGAGAAGAATCCTGATATTAAGGTGAAAATGGTATACACGGAAGCTAGCGAAGGAGCAGACCAAAAGCTACTTACTGCGGTAGCAGGCGGCAATCCACCTGATGTAGCAACTTTTGATAGATTCAAAGTTGGATCATGGGCGGCTCAAGGTTCATTGACAGATTTAACAGAAATGGCGGCTGCAGATGGTGTGTCAGAGGATTTGTATTATCCTTATGCTTGGGAAGAAGCGAATTATGATGGGAAATTATATGGAATCCCAACTTCTACTGATGCACGCATGCTTTACTATAATAAAGATCATTTTAAGGAAGTTGGATTAGATCCGGAAAATCCGCCTAAAACAATTGCGGAATTGGAAGACGCAGCTGAGAAATTAACGATAAAAGAAGGAAAGCGTTTCAAGAGAATCGGTTTTATTCCATGGTATGGTCAAGGGTGGTTGTATAGTTGGGGCTGGGGATTCGGCGGTGACTTTTATAATAAGGAAACTGGGGAAGTGACTGCGAATGATCCTAAGATTGTAGATGCCCTACAGTGGATGGTTGACTTTGGTAAAAAATACAATGTTGAGGATATTTCTGGATTTGAAAGTTCTGCAGGAAGTGATGCAATGGATCCATTTATTGCAGGACAAATTAGTATGAAAGTAGATGGGAACTGGACAGTATCAGCGATAAACAAATTCAAGCCGGACTTAAATTATGGTGTTGCGCCAATTCCTACACCAACTGGAACTGATTTCACATCATGGTCTGGTGGTGGGGCTGTTATTATACCCAAAGGTGCAAAAAATGTTGAGGAAGCATGGGACTTTTTGAAATATTATGGTAGTGAAGAAGGGCAAGAGGTTTATTATGGAGAACTATCTGGTGATTTCTCCGTTATAGATTCAGTTAATGAGAAATTAGGTCATAAAGATGATCCAATTCTAAAAGAGTTTATTGAAATATTACCGGTTTCAAACTCTAGACCAGTTATTACGGAAGGTCAACTGTTATGGAATGAATTAGTTACTGCTGTTGAAAACGCTACTAGAGGTAATGGTACGCCACAAGAAAATTTAGATAAGGCCACTGACGCTGTAAATAAAGCGTTGAAGAAATAA
- a CDS encoding GntR family transcriptional regulator: MNVPLYKQIYKNVLNQIIRGELKKGQKIPSEKDLAKQFDVSRITSKKALDLLAQNKIIERVQGKGSFVIYSNETTITTSNSDLGNAEIKILKIGLVITDISDSYGTELIKVVESNVGIYGAQLLIKFTHEMIENEEKAITELLQVGVDGMIVLPIHGELYNPKILELVLQKFPIVLVDRYLRGIPASSVSTNNMQAAREATDYLISLGHQHIAYITLPYDGTTVLEDRMKGYQLAHTKRKLPLNPDYLFTNNASEVAYKPTKSEELNKELAKIKKFIMDNPDITAFFVCRYSFGEILAHVIHSMNKRVPEDYSIICFDSPPSVFAKPRFTHVHQKEDKLGEKAVQILMAQILGERDILTEFMDFDLVEGLSTASIKLEMKN, encoded by the coding sequence ATGAATGTGCCATTGTATAAACAAATTTATAAGAATGTATTAAATCAAATCATTCGAGGAGAGCTAAAAAAAGGTCAAAAGATTCCCTCGGAAAAAGATTTAGCTAAACAATTTGATGTAAGTAGAATTACTTCTAAAAAAGCATTAGATCTTTTAGCGCAAAATAAAATTATCGAAAGGGTCCAAGGGAAAGGGTCATTTGTTATATATTCTAATGAAACGACTATAACTACCTCTAATTCCGATCTTGGGAATGCAGAAATAAAAATACTGAAAATTGGATTGGTTATTACAGACATATCTGATAGTTATGGCACGGAATTAATCAAGGTAGTTGAAAGTAATGTCGGTATTTATGGTGCGCAATTGCTCATTAAGTTTACACATGAGATGATTGAAAATGAGGAAAAAGCCATTACAGAACTTTTGCAAGTAGGAGTGGATGGAATGATTGTTCTTCCGATTCATGGAGAACTTTATAATCCGAAAATACTTGAACTTGTGCTACAAAAGTTTCCAATTGTTCTAGTTGATCGCTATTTACGTGGAATTCCTGCAAGTTCAGTCTCAACAAATAATATGCAAGCAGCCAGAGAAGCAACGGATTATTTAATTTCGCTTGGACACCAACATATTGCCTACATTACGCTTCCTTACGACGGCACAACTGTATTAGAAGATAGAATGAAAGGTTATCAACTTGCACATACAAAACGGAAACTACCGCTTAATCCCGATTACCTTTTTACGAATAATGCCAGCGAAGTCGCATATAAACCAACAAAAAGCGAGGAACTTAATAAGGAGCTTGCAAAAATAAAAAAATTTATCATGGACAATCCTGATATAACGGCCTTTTTTGTATGTAGATATTCTTTTGGAGAAATTCTAGCTCATGTAATTCATTCTATGAACAAAAGAGTGCCAGAAGATTACTCTATTATTTGTTTTGATTCTCCACCTTCGGTTTTTGCGAAGCCTCGATTCACCCATGTTCATCAAAAAGAAGATAAATTAGGTGAAAAGGCTGTACAGATTCTAATGGCACAAATATTGGGTGAGAGGGACATTCTAACAGAATTTATGGATTTTGATTTAGTTGAAGGATTGTCTACCGCATCTATTAAATTAGAAATGAAGAATTAA
- a CDS encoding glycoside hydrolase family 127 protein: protein METKSSTLLKPISFTDVLIKDEFWAPKLKVNREQTIPYQYDQCKNTGRIDAFGLKWKPGMDPKPHIFWDSDVAKWIEAASYSLATNPDQKLDSLLDEVIETIVSAQQSDGYLNIYFTVVEPEKRWKDLRDAHELYCAGHLIEAGVAHFKATKKRTLFDVVCRYADYIDTVFGPEENKLKGYPGHQEIELALVKLYKVTNEEKYLRLSIYFIDERGRQPHYFELEKKEVPGYFDPFMNSLHDMNAYNQSHLPVREQSEVVGHAVRALYMYAAMTDLAGEYNDVSLIAACERLWDNLHNKNMYITGGIGSTRNNEGFTFDYDLPNETAYAETCASVAVVFWNHRLLQLECDGKYADALERALYNGVISGISLDGKKFFYENPLSSLGNVHRKDWFGCSCCPPNIARLFASLGEYIYSQNDNEIVTHLYIQGSGKFKVNNQEITLHQKTNYPWNGEITFTIDTYKTQKFGLKLRIPEWCHGAQLEVNEEKVDIEDRIVKGYITIDREWSNTDTIKLTLPMPVERYYSNPKVRQNINHVAIQRGPILYCLESIDNINLLHTIGLRKGGELNCSFDQALLGGVIKIEGNASIIEDNGWEGSLYRSKNAEVARYNLTAIPYYSWDNRDPGQMRVWIPEI, encoded by the coding sequence ATGGAAACAAAATCTAGTACTTTACTAAAACCAATCTCATTTACGGATGTATTAATAAAAGATGAATTTTGGGCACCGAAACTAAAAGTTAATCGCGAACAAACAATACCATATCAATACGATCAATGTAAAAATACCGGTCGCATTGATGCATTTGGGCTTAAATGGAAGCCAGGAATGGACCCAAAACCTCATATATTTTGGGACTCCGATGTAGCAAAATGGATTGAAGCTGCGAGTTATAGTCTTGCAACCAATCCAGATCAAAAGCTCGATTCTTTATTAGACGAAGTGATTGAAACGATAGTATCTGCACAGCAATCTGATGGATATTTAAATATTTATTTTACTGTTGTGGAGCCAGAAAAAAGATGGAAGGATTTACGAGATGCGCACGAATTATACTGTGCTGGACATCTTATCGAGGCAGGAGTAGCTCACTTTAAAGCAACGAAAAAGCGAACTTTATTTGATGTAGTTTGTCGCTACGCCGATTATATAGATACAGTTTTTGGCCCCGAGGAAAATAAGTTAAAAGGTTATCCAGGACATCAGGAAATTGAACTGGCTTTAGTAAAACTATACAAAGTAACGAATGAAGAGAAATATTTACGTCTAAGTATATATTTCATAGACGAAAGAGGAAGGCAACCTCATTACTTTGAACTTGAAAAAAAGGAAGTGCCGGGTTATTTTGATCCATTTATGAATTCTCTCCATGATATGAACGCATATAATCAATCCCATCTACCAGTTAGGGAGCAAAGTGAAGTAGTAGGTCATGCTGTACGAGCACTGTATATGTATGCTGCAATGACAGATTTAGCAGGAGAGTATAATGATGTATCTTTAATCGCAGCATGTGAACGTTTATGGGATAATCTTCACAATAAGAATATGTATATTACAGGTGGAATTGGGTCTACAAGGAATAATGAAGGATTTACATTTGATTATGACTTGCCGAATGAAACGGCATATGCAGAAACATGTGCATCTGTAGCAGTAGTTTTTTGGAACCATCGCCTTTTACAGCTGGAGTGTGATGGGAAATATGCAGACGCATTAGAACGAGCACTTTATAATGGGGTTATAAGTGGTATATCACTAGATGGTAAAAAATTTTTCTATGAAAATCCGCTAAGCAGTCTCGGAAATGTTCATCGTAAAGATTGGTTTGGCTGTTCTTGTTGCCCTCCTAACATTGCTAGGTTATTTGCCTCTTTGGGGGAATATATATATTCGCAAAATGATAATGAGATAGTAACACATTTATATATTCAGGGAAGTGGAAAATTCAAAGTAAATAATCAAGAAATTACTTTACACCAAAAGACAAACTATCCATGGAATGGTGAAATCACATTTACAATAGATACATATAAAACGCAGAAATTTGGCTTAAAACTTAGAATTCCGGAATGGTGTCATGGAGCTCAGTTAGAAGTTAATGAGGAAAAGGTCGATATTGAAGATAGGATCGTTAAAGGATATATAACAATCGATAGGGAATGGTCTAACACTGACACCATTAAGCTCACACTGCCAATGCCTGTAGAACGTTATTATTCAAATCCAAAAGTACGACAAAATATAAATCATGTTGCTATTCAAAGAGGACCAATATTATATTGTCTGGAGTCTATTGATAATATTAATTTACTTCATACAATTGGGCTTCGAAAAGGTGGAGAATTGAACTGTTCTTTCGATCAAGCGTTACTGGGGGGAGTAATAAAGATTGAAGGAAATGCATCTATTATTGAAGATAATGGCTGGGAAGGAAGTCTTTATAGATCCAAAAATGCGGAAGTCGCGCGATATAATTTAACTGCAATCCCATATTATTCATGGGACAATCGTGATCCAGGGCAAATGCGTGTGTGGATTCCAGAAATTTAA
- a CDS encoding beta-L-arabinofuranosidase domain-containing protein: MTKTVNRILKESAFHSLPLGSIKPEGWLRDQLEIQARGFSGHLDEQWQDVGTNNGWLGGDGESWERGPYYLDGLLPLAYLLEDKNLIEKVQPWIEWTLTSQREDGSFGPSNLKQLNEVVHDNQDWWQEMIMLKVLTQYEEVTKDERVIPFMTKYFDYLTNALTHYPLKEWAEARGADLLLSIHWLYERTKESKFLELAEIVREQTIDWSTIFTRFPYWRKQTQWDHRIHVVNVAMGMKTPAVFYRQTGQEWEKEAVYKGIESLMTYHGQAHGMFSGDEWLSGTHPSQGVELCAVVEYMFSMENLVRILGDGKFGDILEKVAFNALPATISPEWDSHQYDQQVNQIICNAAKRPWSNAPDSNMFGLEPNFGCCTANMHQGWPKFAASLWMATHDGGLAAISYAPCHIQTTIANNIQVDVLVTSNYPFREQVSIHINVSEKAIFPILLRVPNWCDNIEVSVNGEIQHIQAVNGFARLEREWHPNDQIEIVLPMEIKMEERNNFAMSVNRGPLVYVMPIGEQWVRVQERERFHDWEIYPTTAWRYALVNDTGFKVETHEMTKQPYKTEDAPIKLITKGKLLSNWIMEKNSASEPPLNPQPYPDALLETIELVPYGCARLRIGEFPVLR; the protein is encoded by the coding sequence ATGACTAAAACTGTGAATCGAATATTAAAAGAAAGTGCATTTCACTCATTACCCCTTGGAAGTATTAAACCAGAGGGGTGGCTGCGGGATCAATTGGAAATCCAGGCAAGGGGGTTCAGTGGGCATTTAGATGAACAATGGCAAGACGTTGGTACAAACAATGGATGGCTAGGGGGAGATGGAGAAAGTTGGGAACGCGGTCCATATTATTTAGATGGACTTCTTCCGTTAGCATATCTATTAGAGGATAAAAACCTAATTGAAAAAGTACAGCCTTGGATTGAATGGACGCTAACCAGTCAACGTGAGGATGGATCATTTGGTCCAAGTAATTTGAAGCAGCTGAATGAAGTTGTGCATGATAATCAGGACTGGTGGCAAGAAATGATCATGCTTAAAGTGTTGACCCAATACGAAGAAGTTACAAAAGACGAGCGTGTGATTCCCTTTATGACAAAGTATTTTGATTATCTCACAAATGCTTTAACTCACTATCCTTTAAAAGAATGGGCCGAAGCACGAGGAGCGGATTTGCTATTGTCCATTCATTGGCTATACGAACGGACAAAAGAGTCGAAATTCCTTGAGTTGGCCGAAATTGTTCGAGAACAAACAATTGATTGGAGTACTATTTTTACAAGATTTCCATATTGGCGTAAACAAACACAATGGGATCATCGTATTCATGTTGTAAACGTGGCGATGGGAATGAAGACACCGGCTGTTTTTTATCGGCAGACTGGTCAGGAATGGGAGAAAGAAGCGGTCTATAAAGGGATTGAAAGTTTGATGACATATCATGGTCAAGCACACGGAATGTTTTCTGGTGATGAATGGTTGTCTGGGACACATCCTAGTCAAGGTGTTGAATTATGTGCCGTTGTAGAATACATGTTTAGTATGGAAAACTTGGTCAGGATTCTAGGCGATGGAAAGTTTGGAGATATCCTTGAAAAAGTTGCATTTAATGCACTCCCTGCAACGATATCTCCTGAATGGGATTCCCATCAGTATGACCAACAGGTGAACCAAATCATCTGTAATGCGGCGAAACGCCCATGGTCAAACGCCCCTGATTCCAACATGTTTGGATTAGAACCAAATTTCGGATGCTGTACGGCCAATATGCACCAAGGATGGCCGAAGTTTGCAGCAAGTCTATGGATGGCGACCCATGACGGGGGGCTAGCTGCTATTTCGTATGCACCATGCCACATTCAAACAACGATTGCGAACAACATCCAAGTTGATGTTTTGGTAACTAGTAACTATCCATTTCGTGAGCAAGTATCTATTCATATAAATGTATCCGAAAAAGCAATATTCCCAATTTTATTACGAGTGCCAAATTGGTGTGACAATATCGAAGTGAGTGTAAATGGAGAAATCCAACATATTCAAGCAGTAAATGGATTTGCACGTCTTGAACGTGAATGGCATCCTAATGATCAAATAGAAATAGTCCTGCCTATGGAAATTAAAATGGAAGAACGTAATAACTTCGCAATGAGTGTAAATCGTGGACCACTTGTATATGTAATGCCAATAGGAGAACAATGGGTGCGCGTTCAAGAACGTGAACGTTTCCACGACTGGGAAATATATCCTACAACAGCATGGCGCTATGCTTTGGTTAACGATACTGGATTTAAAGTAGAGACCCACGAAATGACAAAGCAGCCCTATAAGACTGAAGATGCTCCAATTAAATTGATAACAAAGGGAAAACTATTATCGAATTGGATTATGGAGAAAAACTCTGCCTCAGAACCTCCGTTGAATCCACAACCATATCCCGATGCATTATTAGAAACAATCGAACTCGTGCCTTATGGCTGCGCACGGCTGCGGATTGGCGAGTTTCCAGTTTTGAGATAG